The following DNA comes from Amycolatopsis albispora.
GTGATCACCGACGCAGCCACCGGGTTTGGGTCCACTGTGGAGCGCCTGGTCTACCTCGCCGCCGTGGTGCCGGAGGCGGGCCGGTCACTGGCCGACATGTCCCCTGAGCCGTCGCCCTGGCTGGACGCGCTCGACGACGGCACGGTCGCCGTCAAGCCCGGCCTCGACCTGCGGGGCATCTTCCTCCAGGACTGCCCCGACGACCTGGCCGCGGAAGCCGCGACCAGGCTCACGCCCCAGTCCACCGCGGCCTTCGCGCAGGCACCACGCGGCCTGGCATGGCAAACCATCCCGTCCACCTACGTGGTGCTCACGCGGGACCGCGCCACCCCGCCCGCGCGTCAGCGCGAATGGTCACGGCACGCCCATGAAGTTGTCGAACTCGAAGCCGGGCACCACCCTTTCCTTTCCCGACCCGCCGAACTCGCCCGGCTCACAACCCGGCGAGCAGATCCTTCTCGGTGATCCCCGGCCCCTGCCCCTCGCGGATGAACCACTCCGTGCCGAACTGGAACCGGAACGCCTCCTCCGACTGCGCGAGGAACCACGAGTCCTCGGCGATCTGGCTGGCATGAGCCCGCATCGCCTGCCGCTTGTGCTCCAGGTACGCGGTGACGTCCACCTTCGCCGTCAGCTCCGCCTCCGGCTTGCCGATCGTGCTGAGGAAATCGAGGTCCTCCCCGAAGTCCGACATGTCGGCACCCTCGGCCTTCGCCGCCTCGACCCCGCGCCGGATCTCGTCACGGTTCTGCGTGGCCTGGTAGACCCGCGGTGTGCCGGCCAGCTCGGCGGCCCGCATCCCGACCCGGTGCACCTGGATGTGGTCGGGATGGCCGTAACCACCGTTGTCGTCGTAGATGGTGAGCACGTCGGCGTTCTCCTCGCGCAGGATTGCCGCGAGCTTCTCCGCCGCCTCCTCGACCGGCGCCGTCCAGAACGAGCCCTCGGCGTCGTTCTCCGGCTCCCCCATCATCCCGGAATCGGTGTACCCCAGGAATTCCACCCGTTGCGCGCCGAGAATCCCGGCCGCCGCATGGGTTTCGGCGATGCGCCGCTCACGCAGCGTCTCGCCGTCGGTGAGGAAGCCCTCCTCCACCTCGCCGTGCTCGCCCTGGGTGGCGACCACGAGCACCACCCGATGCCCCTCTTCGTACGCCTTGCGCATCACGCCGCCGACGGTGATGCACTCGTCGTCGGGGTGGGCGTGAAAGGTAACCAATGTCGCCATGCGCTCGAACCTACCCGAGCGCACCGACAGAATCGGCCCGCTTTCAGCCGGGCTGCCGCGCGAGCGCCTGCGCCCGGCGTTCGACGAACCGCGTGGCCTGCTTCTCCAGCCCGGTCAGGAACTCGTGCAGCTCGTCCCGCGCCCGCTCGCCCTCCTCGCCGAGGCCCTCCAGCTCGAAGACGCGCCAGTGCCGCAGCAGCGGCCAGATCACCTCGTCGTGGTGGATGCGCAGGTCGTAGATCCCGGCCTTGGCGATCTGCGCGGCCTTGCGCACGAACCCGGGGATGATGCTGCCGGGCATCTGGAAGCCGACCACCTCGTCGGTGATCGCGCGGACCATCGCGTCCGGGGTCACCTCGAGCGCCGCGGTGACCAGGTTCCGGTAGAAGATCATGTGCAAGTTCTCGTCCATCGAGACCCTGGCCAGCAGCTTGTCCGCGATCGGGTCCTGCGTGTACCGCCCGGTGTTGCGGTGCGAAAGGCGGGTCGCCAGCTCCTGGAACGACACGTAGGCGAACACGCGCAGCAGCGGCTTGTCCTCGCTGTCGTACCCCGCCTGCATGGTGGCCATCCGGGCGCGCTCCAGCTCGACCGGGTCGACCGCCCTGGTCACCAGCAGGTAGTCGCGCAGGCAGATGCCGTGGCGGCCCTCCTCGGCGGTCCAGCGGTGCACCCAGGTGCCCCAGGCGCCGTCCCGGCCGAAGGCGCGCTCGATCTCGCGGTGGTAGCTGGGCAGGTTGTCCTCGGTGAGCAGGTTCACCTCGAGCGCGGTGCGCGCGATCGCCGGGACCTCGGACTGGCCGGGCTCCCACGGCTCGCCGCCCAGGTCGGCGAAGTTGCGCCCGAGGCTCCACGGCACGTACTCGTGCGGCATCCACTCCTTGGCCACTTCGAGGTGCCGGTTGAGGTTCGCCTCGGCGACGGGTTCGAGTTCGAGCAGCAGTCGGGTGGTCTCGGAAATCGGCATGGGCCAGGCCTTCCGGCAGGAGGAAGTGAACCTACGCAACCGTAACCTTCGCCACCGTAACCAGCAACCGCCGCGAGCCGCCGGAGGCGGCCGAATACACTGGAGGCACTGGCGGCGGGCATCGCGGCCCCTTCCACGTTCGGAGCACACATGTCGGGCCGCCAGCAGGAGTTCGCCGATCTCGGCCTTCCCGCGCCACTGATCGCCGCACTCGCCGAGCAGGGCGTGCTCACCCCGTTCCCGATCCAGGCGGCCACGCTGCCGCACTCGCTGTCCGGGCGCGACGTGCTCGGCCGCGGCCGCACCGGGTCCGGCAAGACCTACGCCTTCGCGCTGCCCGTGCTCGCGCGCCTCGCGGCGAAGCCGGTCAAACGGCGGCCGGGACGCCCGCGCGCGCTGATCCTGGCGCCGACGCGGGAACTGGTCACCCAGATCGAGGCGTCGATGGCGCCGCTGGCCAAGGCGCTCTCGCTGCGCACGATGACCGTGTTCGGCGGGGTCGGCGCGAATCCGCAGATCGCCGCGCTGAAGGCGGGTGTGGACATCGTGATCGCCTGTCCCGGCAGGCTCAACGACCACGTGGCGTCCGGGCACGCGCACCTCGACGCGATCGAGACCACCGTGCTCGACGAGGCCGACCACATGGCGGACCTCGGTTTCCTGCCCGCCGTCCGGCGCATTCTCGACGCCACGCCGAGGGACGGTCAGCGCCTGCTGTTCTCGGCCACCCTGGACGCGGGCGTCGACGTCATCGTCCGGCGCTACCTCACCGATCCGGTGACGCACAGCGTGGATTCGGCGCAGTCGCCGGTGGCCACGATGACGCACCACGTGCTCCACGTGCACGAGGACGACAGGCTGCCGGTGCTCGTCGACCTGACCT
Coding sequences within:
- a CDS encoding alpha/beta fold hydrolase — translated: MVQPLRELGVTTEAVSLPTCRIPGATLHDNADAVREVLAATGEPTILSGHSYGGMVITDAATGFGSTVERLVYLAAVVPEAGRSLADMSPEPSPWLDALDDGTVAVKPGLDLRGIFLQDCPDDLAAEAATRLTPQSTAAFAQAPRGLAWQTIPSTYVVLTRDRATPPARQREWSRHAHEVVELEAGHHPFLSRPAELARLTTRRADPSR
- a CDS encoding PIG-L family deacetylase gives rise to the protein MATLVTFHAHPDDECITVGGVMRKAYEEGHRVVLVVATQGEHGEVEEGFLTDGETLRERRIAETHAAAGILGAQRVEFLGYTDSGMMGEPENDAEGSFWTAPVEEAAEKLAAILREENADVLTIYDDNGGYGHPDHIQVHRVGMRAAELAGTPRVYQATQNRDEIRRGVEAAKAEGADMSDFGEDLDFLSTIGKPEAELTAKVDVTAYLEHKRQAMRAHASQIAEDSWFLAQSEEAFRFQFGTEWFIREGQGPGITEKDLLAGL
- a CDS encoding acyl-ACP desaturase; translated protein: MPISETTRLLLELEPVAEANLNRHLEVAKEWMPHEYVPWSLGRNFADLGGEPWEPGQSEVPAIARTALEVNLLTEDNLPSYHREIERAFGRDGAWGTWVHRWTAEEGRHGICLRDYLLVTRAVDPVELERARMATMQAGYDSEDKPLLRVFAYVSFQELATRLSHRNTGRYTQDPIADKLLARVSMDENLHMIFYRNLVTAALEVTPDAMVRAITDEVVGFQMPGSIIPGFVRKAAQIAKAGIYDLRIHHDEVIWPLLRHWRVFELEGLGEEGERARDELHEFLTGLEKQATRFVERRAQALARQPG